Proteins from a single region of Choloepus didactylus isolate mChoDid1 chromosome 10, mChoDid1.pri, whole genome shotgun sequence:
- the ARHGEF39 gene encoding rho guanine nucleotide exchange factor 39 isoform X1, which produces MGTPASSARCPVQEQRARWERKRACTARELLETERRYQEQLGLVATYFLGILKAKGTLRPPERQALFGPWERIYDASQELLPYLEEGHWGQGLESFCSHLELYTQFAANAETSRTTLQRQLKKNKRFQRFLRLQEGRPEFGGLQLQDLLPLPLQRLQQYENLVVALAENTGPNSPDHQQLTRAAQLVSETAQRVHAIGQEQKNNQHLRRVQALLSGRQAKGLTSGRWFLRQGWLLVVPPRGEPRPRMFFLFSDVLLMAKPRSPLHLLQSGTFACQALYPLAQGQLCRVFGHSGGPCGGLLSQGLSFSLDLSDPCIKRWCLPSCPSPTRSYCLCPQTKRSCHAGTTA; this is translated from the exons ATGGGGACCCCGGCCTCCAGCGCGCGGTGCCCCGTGCAAGAGCAGCGTGCCCGGTGGGAGCGGAAGCGCGCCTGCACTGCCCGGGAGCTGCTGGAGACCGAGCGGCGATACCAGGAACAACTGGGGCTGGTGGCCACG TACTTCTTGGGGATCCTGAAAGCCAAGGGGACCCTGCGTCCACCAGAGCGCCAGGCTCTGTTTGGCCCCTGGGAGCGCATCTACGACGCCAGTCA GGAGCTGCTTCCCTACTTGGAAGAAGGACACTGGGGACAAGGGCTGGAGAGCTTCTGCTCCCACCTGGAGCTCTACACCCAATTTGCTGCCAATGCAGAGACGTCCCGGACCACCCTGCAG AGgcagctaaagaaaaacaaacgTTTCCAGAGGTTCCTGCGGCTTCAGGAAGGACGGCCTGAGTTTGGGGGCCTTCAGCTCCAGGACCTGCTCCCCCTCCCTTTGCAGCGGCTCCAGCA GTATGAGAATCTTGTCGTTGCTCTGGCTGAAAACACAGGCCCCAACAGCCCTGACCACCAACAGCTTACAC GAGCTGCCCAGCTAGTAAGTGAGACTGCCCAGCGCGTCCACGCTATTGGTCAGGAACAGAAGAATAACCAGCATCTCCGGCGTGTCCAGGCTCTGCTCAGTGGACGCCAGGCAAAGGGGCTTACCTCAG ggcgCTGGTTCCTCCGCCAGGGTTGGCTGCTGGTGGTGCCTCCTCGTGGGGAACCTCGGCCCCGCATGTTCTTCCTCTTCTCCGATGTGCTCCTGATGGCCAAGCCCCGATCCCCACTGCACCTGCTGCAGAGTGGCACTTTtgcctgccaggccctctacCCCTTGGCCCAGGGTCAACTCTGCAGGGTCTTTGGCCATTCAGGAGGCCCTTGTGGTGGACTGCTCAGC CAAGGTCTTAGCTTTAGCCTGGATCTTTCTGACCCATGCATTAAGAGATGGTGTCTTCCTAGCTGTCCTTCCCCCACGAGAAGCTACTGCTTATGTCCACAGACCAAGAGGAGCTGTCACGCTGGTACCACAGCCTGA
- the ARHGEF39 gene encoding rho guanine nucleotide exchange factor 39 isoform X3: protein MGTPASSARCPVQEQRARWERKRACTARELLETERRYQEQLGLVATYFLGILKAKGTLRPPERQALFGPWERIYDASQELLPYLEEGHWGQGLESFCSHLELYTQFAANAETSRTTLQRQLKKNKRFQRFLRLQEGRPEFGGLQLQDLLPLPLQRLQQYENLVVALAENTGPNSPDHQQLTRAAQLVSETAQRVHAIGQEQKNNQHLRRVQALLSGRQAKGLTSGRWFLRQGWLLVVPPRGEPRPRMFFLFSDVLLMAKPRSPLHLLQSGTFACQALYPLAQGQLCRVFGHSGGPCGGLLSQSEGLEEFYKSQNPGYLRLRVRAMNTKESSSVLN, encoded by the exons ATGGGGACCCCGGCCTCCAGCGCGCGGTGCCCCGTGCAAGAGCAGCGTGCCCGGTGGGAGCGGAAGCGCGCCTGCACTGCCCGGGAGCTGCTGGAGACCGAGCGGCGATACCAGGAACAACTGGGGCTGGTGGCCACG TACTTCTTGGGGATCCTGAAAGCCAAGGGGACCCTGCGTCCACCAGAGCGCCAGGCTCTGTTTGGCCCCTGGGAGCGCATCTACGACGCCAGTCA GGAGCTGCTTCCCTACTTGGAAGAAGGACACTGGGGACAAGGGCTGGAGAGCTTCTGCTCCCACCTGGAGCTCTACACCCAATTTGCTGCCAATGCAGAGACGTCCCGGACCACCCTGCAG AGgcagctaaagaaaaacaaacgTTTCCAGAGGTTCCTGCGGCTTCAGGAAGGACGGCCTGAGTTTGGGGGCCTTCAGCTCCAGGACCTGCTCCCCCTCCCTTTGCAGCGGCTCCAGCA GTATGAGAATCTTGTCGTTGCTCTGGCTGAAAACACAGGCCCCAACAGCCCTGACCACCAACAGCTTACAC GAGCTGCCCAGCTAGTAAGTGAGACTGCCCAGCGCGTCCACGCTATTGGTCAGGAACAGAAGAATAACCAGCATCTCCGGCGTGTCCAGGCTCTGCTCAGTGGACGCCAGGCAAAGGGGCTTACCTCAG ggcgCTGGTTCCTCCGCCAGGGTTGGCTGCTGGTGGTGCCTCCTCGTGGGGAACCTCGGCCCCGCATGTTCTTCCTCTTCTCCGATGTGCTCCTGATGGCCAAGCCCCGATCCCCACTGCACCTGCTGCAGAGTGGCACTTTtgcctgccaggccctctacCCCTTGGCCCAGGGTCAACTCTGCAGGGTCTTTGGCCATTCAGGAGGCCCTTGTGGTGGACTGCTCAGC CAGTCAGAAGGACTAGAGGAATTCTACAAATCCCAGAACCCAGGATACCTCAGGCTCAGGGTCAGAGCCATGAATACAAAGGAATCTTCTTCAGTACTAAACTAA
- the ARHGEF39 gene encoding rho guanine nucleotide exchange factor 39 isoform X4 — MGTPASSARCPVQEQRARWERKRACTARELLETERRYQEQLGLVATYFLGILKAKGTLRPPERQALFGPWERIYDASQELLPYLEEGHWGQGLESFCSHLELYTQFAANAETSRTTLQRQLKKNKRFQRFLRLQEGRPEFGGLQLQDLLPLPLQRLQQYENLVVALAENTGPNSPDHQQLTRRWFLRQGWLLVVPPRGEPRPRMFFLFSDVLLMAKPRSPLHLLQSGTFACQALYPLAQGQLCRVFGHSGGPCGGLLSQGLSFSLDLSDPCIKRWCLPSCPSPTRSYCLCPQTKRSCHAGTTA; from the exons ATGGGGACCCCGGCCTCCAGCGCGCGGTGCCCCGTGCAAGAGCAGCGTGCCCGGTGGGAGCGGAAGCGCGCCTGCACTGCCCGGGAGCTGCTGGAGACCGAGCGGCGATACCAGGAACAACTGGGGCTGGTGGCCACG TACTTCTTGGGGATCCTGAAAGCCAAGGGGACCCTGCGTCCACCAGAGCGCCAGGCTCTGTTTGGCCCCTGGGAGCGCATCTACGACGCCAGTCA GGAGCTGCTTCCCTACTTGGAAGAAGGACACTGGGGACAAGGGCTGGAGAGCTTCTGCTCCCACCTGGAGCTCTACACCCAATTTGCTGCCAATGCAGAGACGTCCCGGACCACCCTGCAG AGgcagctaaagaaaaacaaacgTTTCCAGAGGTTCCTGCGGCTTCAGGAAGGACGGCCTGAGTTTGGGGGCCTTCAGCTCCAGGACCTGCTCCCCCTCCCTTTGCAGCGGCTCCAGCA GTATGAGAATCTTGTCGTTGCTCTGGCTGAAAACACAGGCCCCAACAGCCCTGACCACCAACAGCTTACAC ggcgCTGGTTCCTCCGCCAGGGTTGGCTGCTGGTGGTGCCTCCTCGTGGGGAACCTCGGCCCCGCATGTTCTTCCTCTTCTCCGATGTGCTCCTGATGGCCAAGCCCCGATCCCCACTGCACCTGCTGCAGAGTGGCACTTTtgcctgccaggccctctacCCCTTGGCCCAGGGTCAACTCTGCAGGGTCTTTGGCCATTCAGGAGGCCCTTGTGGTGGACTGCTCAGC CAAGGTCTTAGCTTTAGCCTGGATCTTTCTGACCCATGCATTAAGAGATGGTGTCTTCCTAGCTGTCCTTCCCCCACGAGAAGCTACTGCTTATGTCCACAGACCAAGAGGAGCTGTCACGCTGGTACCACAGCCTGA
- the CCDC107 gene encoding coiled-coil domain-containing protein 107 isoform X1, translating to MAGAVSFSPLLLGVLGLLLLSALPGVLGDRPSPDLRAHPGKPAQVGFGATEPRRRPPPKDQRERAGAGALPLGALYTAAVVAFVLYKCLQHGKDEAAVLQKEAGKKEPLQSEQQLARLTQQLEQTEQHLNNLMAQLDPLFERVTTLAGAQKELLNMKLQTIHQLLQDSKPDKGGEVPEPEASIPFPEDVCIKEEEEEEEEEEEEEEEEEAAAAGDSPAWEDHMNWSTKTWNLATAWEVEQGLRRRCSKTVAKCPSHSLNREGRTAPEGLVKQSLFL from the exons ATGGCGGGTGCGGTCTCTTTCTCGCCCTTGCTCTTGGGTGTGCTGGGGCTGTTACTTTTGTCTGCGCTGCCCGGGGTCCTCGGAGACCGCCCCAGCCCCGACCTCCGGGCACACCCAG GGAAGCCCGCCCAGGTCGGCTTTGGGGCTACGGAACCCCGCCGGCGGCCGCCGCCCAAGGACCAGCGCGagcgggccggggccggggcgcTGCCTTTGGGGGCGCTGTATACCGCGGCCGTCGTGGCTTTTGTGCTGTACAAGTGCTTACAG CATGGGAAAGATGAGGCTGCAGTTCTCCAAAAGGAGGCAGGCAAGAAGGAACCACTGCAGTCAG AGCAACAGCTGGCCAGGCTAACACAACAGCTAGAACAGACAGAGCAGCACTTGAACAACCTGATGGCCCAACTGGACCCCCTTTTTGAGCG TGTGACTACTCTAGCTGGAGCCCAGAAAGAACTTCTGAACATGAAGCTACAGACCATCCACCAGCTGCTACAAGACAGCAaaccagacaagggtggggaGGTTCCAGAACCAG AGGCCAGCATACCTTTTCCTGAGGACGTATGtataaaggaagaggaagaggaagaagaggaggaagaggaggaggaggaagaggaggaagcagcagcagctggtGACAGTCCAGCCTGGGAGGATCACATGAACTGGAGCACAAAGACATGGAACCTAGCTACTGCCTGGGAAGTAGAGCAGGGGCTAAGGAGAAGATGCAGCAAGACTGTGGCAAAGTGCCCCAGTCACAGCCTCAACCGGGAAGGAAGGACAGCACCTGAAGGTTTAGTAAAACAAAGTCTGTTCTTGTGA
- the CCDC107 gene encoding coiled-coil domain-containing protein 107 isoform X2, producing MAGAVSFSPLLLGVLGLLLLSALPGVLGDRPSPDLRAHPGKPAQVGFGATEPRRRPPPKDQRERAGAGALPLGALYTAAVVAFVLYKCLQHGKDEAAVLQKEAGKKEPLQSEQQLARLTQQLEQTEQHLNNLMAQLDPLFERGQHTFS from the exons ATGGCGGGTGCGGTCTCTTTCTCGCCCTTGCTCTTGGGTGTGCTGGGGCTGTTACTTTTGTCTGCGCTGCCCGGGGTCCTCGGAGACCGCCCCAGCCCCGACCTCCGGGCACACCCAG GGAAGCCCGCCCAGGTCGGCTTTGGGGCTACGGAACCCCGCCGGCGGCCGCCGCCCAAGGACCAGCGCGagcgggccggggccggggcgcTGCCTTTGGGGGCGCTGTATACCGCGGCCGTCGTGGCTTTTGTGCTGTACAAGTGCTTACAG CATGGGAAAGATGAGGCTGCAGTTCTCCAAAAGGAGGCAGGCAAGAAGGAACCACTGCAGTCAG AGCAACAGCTGGCCAGGCTAACACAACAGCTAGAACAGACAGAGCAGCACTTGAACAACCTGATGGCCCAACTGGACCCCCTTTTTGAGCG AGGCCAGCATACCTTTTCCTGA
- the ARHGEF39 gene encoding rho guanine nucleotide exchange factor 39 isoform X2, with translation MGTPASSARCPVQEQRARWERKRACTARELLETERRYQEQLGLVATYFLGILKAKGTLRPPERQALFGPWERIYDASQELLPYLEEGHWGQGLESFCSHLELYTQFAANAETSRTTLQRQLKKNKRFQRFLRLQEGRPEFGGLQLQDLLPLPLQRLQQYENLVVALAENTGPNSPDHQQLTRAAQLVSETAQRVHAIGQEQKNNQHLRRVQALLSGRQAKGLTSGRWFLRQGWLLVVPPRGEPRPRMFFLFSDVLLMAKPRSPLHLLQSGTFACQALYPLAQGQLCRVFGHSGGPCGGLLSLSFPHEKLLLMSTDQEELSRWYHSLTLAISSQKD, from the exons ATGGGGACCCCGGCCTCCAGCGCGCGGTGCCCCGTGCAAGAGCAGCGTGCCCGGTGGGAGCGGAAGCGCGCCTGCACTGCCCGGGAGCTGCTGGAGACCGAGCGGCGATACCAGGAACAACTGGGGCTGGTGGCCACG TACTTCTTGGGGATCCTGAAAGCCAAGGGGACCCTGCGTCCACCAGAGCGCCAGGCTCTGTTTGGCCCCTGGGAGCGCATCTACGACGCCAGTCA GGAGCTGCTTCCCTACTTGGAAGAAGGACACTGGGGACAAGGGCTGGAGAGCTTCTGCTCCCACCTGGAGCTCTACACCCAATTTGCTGCCAATGCAGAGACGTCCCGGACCACCCTGCAG AGgcagctaaagaaaaacaaacgTTTCCAGAGGTTCCTGCGGCTTCAGGAAGGACGGCCTGAGTTTGGGGGCCTTCAGCTCCAGGACCTGCTCCCCCTCCCTTTGCAGCGGCTCCAGCA GTATGAGAATCTTGTCGTTGCTCTGGCTGAAAACACAGGCCCCAACAGCCCTGACCACCAACAGCTTACAC GAGCTGCCCAGCTAGTAAGTGAGACTGCCCAGCGCGTCCACGCTATTGGTCAGGAACAGAAGAATAACCAGCATCTCCGGCGTGTCCAGGCTCTGCTCAGTGGACGCCAGGCAAAGGGGCTTACCTCAG ggcgCTGGTTCCTCCGCCAGGGTTGGCTGCTGGTGGTGCCTCCTCGTGGGGAACCTCGGCCCCGCATGTTCTTCCTCTTCTCCGATGTGCTCCTGATGGCCAAGCCCCGATCCCCACTGCACCTGCTGCAGAGTGGCACTTTtgcctgccaggccctctacCCCTTGGCCCAGGGTCAACTCTGCAGGGTCTTTGGCCATTCAGGAGGCCCTTGTGGTGGACTGCTCAGC CTGTCCTTCCCCCACGAGAAGCTACTGCTTATGTCCACAGACCAAGAGGAGCTGTCACGCTGGTACCACAGCCTGACTTTGGCCATCAG CAGTCAGAAGGACTAG